In the Fusarium oxysporum f. sp. lycopersici 4287 chromosome 9, whole genome shotgun sequence genome, one interval contains:
- a CDS encoding hypothetical protein (At least one base has a quality score < 10), with amino-acid sequence MQDWLPSGPSSSGDEGLPSSKRRKSISSPSHDFVLTGINFGNHARLHQGNINIETVENVVLEQLTPSDNVIGEILRLLPPKLDQDLSILWKDWYDKQCVDAFRWLWSEPRINHAIHNGQRILNIVDETQSALYPAFLAITSELWNRICSKDNRTTICYSSSSVWHNIHFEGVLQGLLASSVSQYDLVDELRIIHSQMHNRSFNALSMADRLIQLLFALLRQRKSSRCFVLLEYLERFDLEYQRRIIDLINTEAADLEVTWVLFSDTDCTSFLCSTTASFILTFDQAFEGLQLNDVFNNIRSCQNLLSESHTKADRFPELQYTQLGRKWLQSRKSSILVCQRMEADLKTAQPAHLLNSLDISKLLSEFQHQHYTCAYVSLNNRPQSFEFTQRHIYADIFFQVANGIQNNKILQERLLKLGVRDRARLVSATKGNPSVNGWPDLFTKFSTFPRHNNQLIFLRLSARFPLDFITHISQLGFEWKVLASISSADHGAISDRSILPIVSLDSEYNECLVSLAFQGMGEIWHQIRDALPGSNEWIWSNRTFRKWYETSGLLWISGTPGSGKSVLCKTILRSFTSRVLDFTHVHAWFYSARGLERGTLHSYMLRAILRSILERNPQAFKSFKNLYRARVQTEHHVSWIDEDCHVLAEALRAIAVNDTTPRTILILDGLDEFLGNQSDPYTVQEFLELLSSLAYTKNSHIWLIACSRPVPEFRSEFMECFHISIHENNCEDVSIFIENGISKLRAAWPRREKKRGGKSRHLNSFAQPLPIQPERLSSQEELELETLRQYLTSRSSGSIIWIKLVLSEVELLIRRKEGFTLEHLREKVQSLPRDLHNLYCEIITQLGLDHNSEKARMAEKIFLWVTGSRGWGILKLQELREALAIPGNYQQCTTMAAFDNLQVNCHQIGDDWDYFYSIIYSHCGGLVEFMPPVRLDNATTITLEEMSGDWTVQLVHHTAKSFLESKNKPSQLRIVDADAVQFVATQSAWYLTLIFPPGCSRDIFNMTDDDIDGATLSTGSYMSTTLGWVECLKGSSSPQSSLNMPVLVKQNLWRLMHRLNSAPLLLFVLNVLRNNNASTIWSLAKETPDFLIWWLRYLQVPSENERTVSSLSEYLCSPGNMRILSILLQLREILAEASTSVHDISSGPLYYTQDESSLLSWPWHDLEKFLTELPSWTAGLHYPSYSECNLSIATENVDDAKWGDLRNGRVIREARDLWSSPTPSEPLNSSDEHTPSPLDDLALLGSISSYDRQREFEVACWVNEAPFVLDRF; translated from the exons ATGCAAGACTGGCTGCCTTCTGGTCCCTCCTCTAGTGGGGATGAGGGCTTACCGTCATCGAAACGGCGCAAGTCAATCTCTTCACCATCTCACGACTTCGTTCTGACCGGTATCAACTTTGGCAATCATGCGCGATTGCATCAAGGCAATATCAACATAGAAACGGTTGAAAATGTTGTTCTGGAGCAAC TTACTCCCAGTGACAACGTGATTGGTGAAATACTTCGATTATTACCACCCAAACTTGACCAAGATCTCAGTATCCTATGGAAGGACTGGTACGATAAACAGTGCGTCGATGCATTTCGTTGGCTCTGGAGTGAGCCCCGCATAAACCATGCAATACATAATGGGCAAAGAATTTTGAacattgttgatgagactCAGTCAGCTCTTTACCCTGCCTTCTTAGCAATCACATCCGAGCTTTGGAACCGCATCTGTTCGAAAGACAACAGAACGACTATTTGTTACAGTTCCAGCAGCGTTTGGCACAACATCCACTTCGAAGGAGTTTTACAAGGTTTACTCGCATCATCGGTGTCACAATATGACCTGGTCGATGAGTTGAGGATTATTCACTCACAAATGCATAATCGTTCATTCAACGCACTTTCAATGGCTGATAGGCTAATTCAGTTACTTTTTGCTCTCCTGCGGCAACGCAAATCTTCTCGATGCTTTGTTTTACTCGAATATTTGGAGAGGTTCGATTTGGAGTATCAGAGACGCATTATCGACCTAATCAATACTGAAGCAGCTGACCTTGAGGTCACATGGGTACTGTTTTCAGATACTGACTGCACTTCCTTTTTATGTAGTACGACCGCATCGTTTATTCTCACCTTTGATCAAGCCTTCGAAGGTCTGCAACTAAATGACGTGTTTAATAACATCAGGTCATGTCAGAATTTGCTGAGTGAAAGCCATACGAAGGCGGACCGATTTCCTGAGCTACAGTACACTCAGCTGGGTCGAAAATGGCTCCAGTCCCGGAAATCTTCAATCCTCGTCTGCCAAAGAATGGAGGCAGATCTAAAGACAGCCCAACCTGCACATTTACTGAACAGTCTCGATATATCAAAGTTACTGTCCGAatttcaacatcaacattaTACGTGCGCTTATGTTTCTTTGAACAATAGACCACAATCTTTCGAATTTACACAACGCCACATCTACGCCGACATCTTTTTCCAAGTTGCCAACGGTATCCAGAATAATAAAATTCTCCAAGAGAGACTGTTGAAACTGGGTGTTAGAGACAGGGCTAGGCTTGTCTCAGCTACCAAGGGAAACCCTTCAGTCAATGGATGGCCCGACTTGTTTACCAAGTTCTCCACGTTTCCAAGGCACAATAATCAACTCATCTTTCTACGGCTTTCTGCAAGGTTTCCATTAGACTTCATCACTCATATCTCGCAGTTGGGATTCGAGTGGAAGGTGTTGGCTTCGATCTCTTCCGCAGATCACGGAGCTATCTCAGACCGTTCCATTCTCCCTATCGTCAGCCTTGACAGCGAATACAATG AATGCCTTGTATCTCTTGCATTTCAAGGAATGGGTGAGATTTGGCATCAGATTCGAGATGCTTTGCCCGGTAGCAACGAATGGATCTGGTCCAACAGGACATTTCGTAAGTGGTATGAAACTTCTGGATTGCTATGGATATCTGGCACGCCGGGAAGTGGCAAGTCTGTTCTATGTAAGACGATCTTGCGCAGTTTCACTTCTCGGGTGCTAGATTTCACCCATGTTCACGCTTGGTTTTATAGCGCCAGGGGGCTGGAAAGGGGAACTTTGCACTCATACATGCTGAGAGCCATCTTGCGATCAATTCTTGAACGAAACCCCCAAGCTTTCAAATCATTCAAGAACCTTTATCGCGCTCGCGTGCAGACTGAACATCATGTCTCCTGGATTGATGAAGATTGCCATGTCCTGGCCGAGGCCCTACGAGCAATTGCCGTAAACGACACAACTCCACGTACTATCTTGATTCTAGATGGGCTTGACGAGTTTCTTGGGAACCAATCAGATCCGTATACAGTCCAGGAGTTCCTGGAGCTGCTTTCTTCCCTGGCATATACCAAGAACAGCCACATATGGCTAATCGCTTGCAGTCGCCCAGTCCCCGAATTTCGGTCTGAGTTCATGGAGTGTTTCCATATATCTATTCACGAGAACAACTGTGAGGATGTTTCAATCTTTATTGAAAATGGAATTTCGAAGCTGCGAGCAGCATGGCCTCGACGTGAAAAGAAGCGAGGTGGTAAATCGAGGCACTTGAACTCCTTCGCTCAACCGTTGCCTATACAGCCAGAAAGACTGAGCTCTCAAGAAGAGTTGGAACTTGAAACATTAAGACAATACTTGACTTCACGAAGTTCGGGGTCGATCATCTGGATAAAGCTTGTCCTTTCTGAAGTGGAACTTCTAATTCGACGAAAAGAAGGATTCACTCTTGAACATCTTCGGGAGAAGGTCCAGTCATTACCGCGAGATCTCCACAACCTTTATTGTGAGATAATCACTCAGTTAGGACTAGACCACAATTCAGAAAAagcaaggatggcagaaAAGATATTTTTATGGGTCACAGGCTCTCGTGGATGGGGCATTTTGAAACTTCAGGAACTTCGAGAGGCACTGGCGATACCAGGAAACTACCAACAGTGCACTACCATGGCCGCTTTCGATAATCTACAGGTTAATTGCCATCAAATTGGAGACGACTGGGATTATTTCTATTCCATTATCTACTCTCACTGCGGAGGCCTAGTTGAATTTATGCCACCAGTGCGACTTGATAACGCGACTACGATTACACTTGAGGAGATGAGCGGGGATTGGACTGTCCAGCTGGTCCACCACACTGCAAAGTCATTCCTTGAGTCCAAAAACAAGCCTTCGCAACTGCGAATCGTCGACGCAGATGCTGTTCAGTTCGTTGCCACACAATCGGCATGGTACTTGACTCTTATCTTCCCGCCAGGGTGTTCGCGAGACATCTTTAATATGACTGATGACGATATTGACGGGGCAACACTGTCTACTGGCTCATACATGTCAACTACACTCGGTTGGGTAGAATGTTTGAAAGGCTCGTCGTCGCCTCAGTCCAGCTTGAATATGCCAGTCTTGGTAAAACAGAACTTATGGAGGTTGATGCACCGTCTCAACTCAGCACCTCTACTTCTCTTTGTGCTGAACGTTTTGAGGAACAATAATGCCAGTACAATATGGTCTTTAGCAAAAGAGACACCTGACTTCCTCATCTGGTGGCTCCGGTATCTTCAAGTTCCGTCCGAAAATGAAAGAACCGTCAGTAGTCTTTCGGAATACTTGTGCAGCCCTGGCAATATGCGCATTCTTTCCATTTTGCTTCAGCTCAGAGAGATTCTGGCCGAAGCTTCGACTTCAGTTCATGACATCTCGAGTGGTCCATTATACTATACACAAGATGAGTCTTCACTCCtctcttggccttggcacGACTTGGAGAAGTTCTTGACAGAACTTCCTTCTTGGACGGCTGGTCTACATTATCCAAGTTACAGTGAATGCAACCTTTCGATTGCTACGGAAAACGTGGATGATGCGAAATGGGGCGATCTGCGGAACGGTAGGGTTATAAGAGAAGCTCGAGACTTATGGAGCTCCCCGACCCCAAGTGAACCCCTCAATTCGTCAGACGAACATACACCCAGTCCGTTAGACGACCTTGCACTACTCGGAAGTATATCCTCTTATGATCGCCAGCGAGAGTTTGAGGTTGCTTGTTGGGTTAATGAGGCCCCATTTGTTTTGGACAGATTTTGA
- a CDS encoding hypothetical protein (At least one base has a quality score < 10): MHNRSFNALSMADRLIQLLFALLRQRKSSRCFVLLEYLERFDLEYQRRIIDLINTEAADLEVTWVLFSDTDCTSFLCSTTASFILTFDQAFEGLQLNDVFNNIRSCQNLLSESHTKADRFPELQYTQLGRKWLQSRKSSILVCQRMEADLKTAQPAHLLNSLDISKLLSEFQHQHYTCAYVSLNNRPQSFEFTQRHIYADIFFQVANGIQNNKILQERLLKLGVRDRARLVSATKGNPSVNGWPDLFTKFSTFPRHNNQLIFLRLSARFPLDFITHISQLGFEWKVLASISSADHGAISDRSILPIVSLDSEYNECLVSLAFQGMGEIWHQIRDALPGSNEWIWSNRTFRKWYETSGLLWISGTPGSGKSVLCKTILRSFTSRVLDFTHVHAWFYSARGLERGTLHSYMLRAILRSILERNPQAFKSFKNLYRARVQTEHHVSWIDEDCHVLAEALRAIAVNDTTPRTILILDGLDEFLGNQSDPYTVQEFLELLSSLAYTKNSHIWLIACSRPVPEFRSEFMECFHISIHENNCEDVSIFIENGISKLRAAWPRREKKRGGKSRHLNSFAQPLPIQPERLSSQEELELETLRQYLTSRSSGSIIWIKLVLSEVELLIRRKEGFTLEHLREKVQSLPRDLHNLYCEIITQLGLDHNSEKARMAEKIFLWVTGSRGWGILKLQELREALAIPGNYQQCTTMAAFDNLQVNCHQIGDDWDYFYSIIYSHCGGLVEFMPPVRLDNATTITLEEMSGDWTVQLVHHTAKSFLESKNKPSQLRIVDADAVQFVATQSAWYLTLIFPPGCSRDIFNMTDDDIDGATLSTGSYMSTTLGWVECLKGSSSPQSSLNMPVLVKQNLWRLMHRLNSAPLLLFVLNVLRNNNASTIWSLAKETPDFLIWWLRYLQVPSENERTVSSLSEYLCSPGNMRILSILLQLREILAEASTSVHDISSGPLYYTQDESSLLSWPWHDLEKFLTELPSWTAGLHYPSYSECNLSIATENVDDAKWGDLRNGRVIREARDLWSSPTPSEPLNSSDEHTPSPLDDLALLGSISSYDRQREFEVACWVNEAPFVLDRF; this comes from the exons ATGCATAATCGTTCATTCAACGCACTTTCAATGGCTGATAGGCTAATTCAGTTACTTTTTGCTCTCCTGCGGCAACGCAAATCTTCTCGATGCTTTGTTTTACTCGAATATTTGGAGAGGTTCGATTTGGAGTATCAGAGACGCATTATCGACCTAATCAATACTGAAGCAGCTGACCTTGAGGTCACATGGGTACTGTTTTCAGATACTGACTGCACTTCCTTTTTATGTAGTACGACCGCATCGTTTATTCTCACCTTTGATCAAGCCTTCGAAGGTCTGCAACTAAATGACGTGTTTAATAACATCAGGTCATGTCAGAATTTGCTGAGTGAAAGCCATACGAAGGCGGACCGATTTCCTGAGCTACAGTACACTCAGCTGGGTCGAAAATGGCTCCAGTCCCGGAAATCTTCAATCCTCGTCTGCCAAAGAATGGAGGCAGATCTAAAGACAGCCCAACCTGCACATTTACTGAACAGTCTCGATATATCAAAGTTACTGTCCGAatttcaacatcaacattaTACGTGCGCTTATGTTTCTTTGAACAATAGACCACAATCTTTCGAATTTACACAACGCCACATCTACGCCGACATCTTTTTCCAAGTTGCCAACGGTATCCAGAATAATAAAATTCTCCAAGAGAGACTGTTGAAACTGGGTGTTAGAGACAGGGCTAGGCTTGTCTCAGCTACCAAGGGAAACCCTTCAGTCAATGGATGGCCCGACTTGTTTACCAAGTTCTCCACGTTTCCAAGGCACAATAATCAACTCATCTTTCTACGGCTTTCTGCAAGGTTTCCATTAGACTTCATCACTCATATCTCGCAGTTGGGATTCGAGTGGAAGGTGTTGGCTTCGATCTCTTCCGCAGATCACGGAGCTATCTCAGACCGTTCCATTCTCCCTATCGTCAGCCTTGACAGCGAATACAATG AATGCCTTGTATCTCTTGCATTTCAAGGAATGGGTGAGATTTGGCATCAGATTCGAGATGCTTTGCCCGGTAGCAACGAATGGATCTGGTCCAACAGGACATTTCGTAAGTGGTATGAAACTTCTGGATTGCTATGGATATCTGGCACGCCGGGAAGTGGCAAGTCTGTTCTATGTAAGACGATCTTGCGCAGTTTCACTTCTCGGGTGCTAGATTTCACCCATGTTCACGCTTGGTTTTATAGCGCCAGGGGGCTGGAAAGGGGAACTTTGCACTCATACATGCTGAGAGCCATCTTGCGATCAATTCTTGAACGAAACCCCCAAGCTTTCAAATCATTCAAGAACCTTTATCGCGCTCGCGTGCAGACTGAACATCATGTCTCCTGGATTGATGAAGATTGCCATGTCCTGGCCGAGGCCCTACGAGCAATTGCCGTAAACGACACAACTCCACGTACTATCTTGATTCTAGATGGGCTTGACGAGTTTCTTGGGAACCAATCAGATCCGTATACAGTCCAGGAGTTCCTGGAGCTGCTTTCTTCCCTGGCATATACCAAGAACAGCCACATATGGCTAATCGCTTGCAGTCGCCCAGTCCCCGAATTTCGGTCTGAGTTCATGGAGTGTTTCCATATATCTATTCACGAGAACAACTGTGAGGATGTTTCAATCTTTATTGAAAATGGAATTTCGAAGCTGCGAGCAGCATGGCCTCGACGTGAAAAGAAGCGAGGTGGTAAATCGAGGCACTTGAACTCCTTCGCTCAACCGTTGCCTATACAGCCAGAAAGACTGAGCTCTCAAGAAGAGTTGGAACTTGAAACATTAAGACAATACTTGACTTCACGAAGTTCGGGGTCGATCATCTGGATAAAGCTTGTCCTTTCTGAAGTGGAACTTCTAATTCGACGAAAAGAAGGATTCACTCTTGAACATCTTCGGGAGAAGGTCCAGTCATTACCGCGAGATCTCCACAACCTTTATTGTGAGATAATCACTCAGTTAGGACTAGACCACAATTCAGAAAAagcaaggatggcagaaAAGATATTTTTATGGGTCACAGGCTCTCGTGGATGGGGCATTTTGAAACTTCAGGAACTTCGAGAGGCACTGGCGATACCAGGAAACTACCAACAGTGCACTACCATGGCCGCTTTCGATAATCTACAGGTTAATTGCCATCAAATTGGAGACGACTGGGATTATTTCTATTCCATTATCTACTCTCACTGCGGAGGCCTAGTTGAATTTATGCCACCAGTGCGACTTGATAACGCGACTACGATTACACTTGAGGAGATGAGCGGGGATTGGACTGTCCAGCTGGTCCACCACACTGCAAAGTCATTCCTTGAGTCCAAAAACAAGCCTTCGCAACTGCGAATCGTCGACGCAGATGCTGTTCAGTTCGTTGCCACACAATCGGCATGGTACTTGACTCTTATCTTCCCGCCAGGGTGTTCGCGAGACATCTTTAATATGACTGATGACGATATTGACGGGGCAACACTGTCTACTGGCTCATACATGTCAACTACACTCGGTTGGGTAGAATGTTTGAAAGGCTCGTCGTCGCCTCAGTCCAGCTTGAATATGCCAGTCTTGGTAAAACAGAACTTATGGAGGTTGATGCACCGTCTCAACTCAGCACCTCTACTTCTCTTTGTGCTGAACGTTTTGAGGAACAATAATGCCAGTACAATATGGTCTTTAGCAAAAGAGACACCTGACTTCCTCATCTGGTGGCTCCGGTATCTTCAAGTTCCGTCCGAAAATGAAAGAACCGTCAGTAGTCTTTCGGAATACTTGTGCAGCCCTGGCAATATGCGCATTCTTTCCATTTTGCTTCAGCTCAGAGAGATTCTGGCCGAAGCTTCGACTTCAGTTCATGACATCTCGAGTGGTCCATTATACTATACACAAGATGAGTCTTCACTCCtctcttggccttggcacGACTTGGAGAAGTTCTTGACAGAACTTCCTTCTTGGACGGCTGGTCTACATTATCCAAGTTACAGTGAATGCAACCTTTCGATTGCTACGGAAAACGTGGATGATGCGAAATGGGGCGATCTGCGGAACGGTAGGGTTATAAGAGAAGCTCGAGACTTATGGAGCTCCCCGACCCCAAGTGAACCCCTCAATTCGTCAGACGAACATACACCCAGTCCGTTAGACGACCTTGCACTACTCGGAAGTATATCCTCTTATGATCGCCAGCGAGAGTTTGAGGTTGCTTGTTGGGTTAATGAGGCCCCATTTGTTTTGGACAGATTTTGA